The segment ACGTCCTCTCTCCTTCTTCAGAATTCGTCAGCGATGATGTCTTCCGGCTGGACGCCGAACTCGTGGCGGAGCATCTCTCGCGTGGCGTGGATCATGACGGGTGGGCCGCACAGGTAGTAGCGCGGCGAGGCCGGCGAGGCGTGACGCGTCAGCCATTCGCGACGCATCACGTCGTGGATGAGGCCGGTCGGGCCGTTCCACCCATCCTCGTCGAGCGGCGCCGACAGTGCGACGTGGAATCGGAAGTTCGGGAAGCGCACCTCGATGTCGCGGAAGTAGTCCTCGTAGAACACCTCCTGCCGTGAACGCGCGCCGTACCAGTACGTGACGCGGCGGCCCGTGCGGGCGACGTCGAAGAGGTGCGACAGGTGCGACCGAATCGGGGCCATCCCCGCACCGCCACCCACATACACCAACTCCCGCTCATCGTCTCGGAGCGTGAAGTCGCCGAAGGGTCCGCTCCCCGTGACGATGTCGCCGGGTTTCAGGTGCCAGACCCATGACGACCCGGCGCCCGCGTCGCAATCGAGGCCCGTCGGCGGCGTCGCGATGCGGACGTTGAAGCGGAGTTCGCGCGGCGATGCGCCTGGTGCTGTCGCAATCGAGTAGTTGCGGCGCAGATCGAGCGCGTTGCTCGTCCGCAAATCGAACAGGTGATGCGCGCGCCACACGGACGCGTACGGTTCGTCGACGGCAATGTCGGCGAAGCGCAGCGTGCCGTACGCGGGCACGTGCAGCTGCATGTACTGCCCGGGCGAATACGCGGGCACGCCATCGACGGGTTCGAGCACCAGCTCCTTGATGAACGTCGCGACGCTGCGGTTGCCAGTCACACGGAACTGGAAAGCGTTGGCTGTCGCATCAGCGCCGCGAGCTCGCGACGCGTCGAGCAGGATGCGGCCACTTTCCTCGCGCACCGGATGCGTCCGCAGCGCGACGCACACTGGCAGACGTCGCGGCTCGCCGCTGACGATGTCGAAGCGGCCGTTGTGTTTCGGACACTCGATGGTGGTGCCGAACACGAGACCGTCGGCCAGGTGCGTGTTGCCGTGCGTACACGTGCCGTCGGTGGCGTACACGCAACCGTCAGCGGTGCGGTAGACAGCGTACGTGTGTCCATCGTGGTCCACGCGCACCACGTCTTCAGTGTGGAGCGTGGCGCTCGTACACACGTCGAGCCAGCCATCGCCGGCGATCGACGGCGTGATGGCGGCGGCCGTCGGGCGCGTGCCGACGGGACGCGCGGCAGGCGGTAACTTGCGCCGCACGTACCAGCCCGGTTCTCGCACCTGCCGGAACAGCGCGGGAATGATCTCGCGATAGGCGGCAGTGAGGCTCGGATACGGTTCCGGACAGTCGTCCTTCACGACCGCATGCAGTCGCGGCAACTGGTGGTACGGCACCATCGGGAACATGTGATGTTCCGTGTGGTAGTTCATGTTCCAGTACAGGAACCTGTGCACCGCGTTCATGCGGATCGTGCGGCAGTTGAGGCGGTGGTCGAGCACGTTCTCGGCGAGCGCGGCGTGCTGCGTGAGGCCGTACACCGTCATCATCCACGCGCCGTACAGGTTCGGTCCGAGCACGAAGACCAGCGGCAGCCACGTGCCGTACCACACGCACAGGCCGAGGATCGTGAGTTGGATCGCTGCGTAGATGCGCGCGCGGAGGAACACCTTCGGGTATTCCGACGGCGGGATGAACGTCGCTTCGTCCGGCGTGACCCGGCCGACGCAGTGCAGCGCGATGTTGGTGACGTAGCGCCTCCACGCCTTGTGGTTGAACGCCTTGAGGACGATGCCGGGGATGTCGGGCGGACGCGGCACGGCGATCTCGGGGTCGCGACCGACGATGATGGTATCGCTGTGGTGACGGGCGTGGCTCCATCGCCAGGGGACCGACTCGCGCAGGACCATGAACGACGCGACTTCGTAGAGCGCGTTGTTCAGCCAGTCGGTGCGGAATGCAGTGCCGTGTCCCGCTTCGTGCCAGCGCGCATCTGACGCCGATGCGTACAGCACGCCGTACACCATCATGGGCAGCACGGCCCACCACGAGCCCCACAGTCGCCACGTGAGGTAGCCGCTCACGCCGATGAGCGCGAAGTAGAGGATGGTGTCGCGGATGGCCGGCCCGTCGCGCCGCTCAAGCAATTCGCGCATGACGTCGCGCGGGACGGGCGACGTATACCAGTCGGCTTCGGCCAGCCCGCGATCGACCGCAAGCGCCGCCTCGCGGCCGACGAGACTGTAATCCTTGCGACGCGCCTCCTCGGCGCCGACAACCGTCGCGCTTGGCATGAGGGACACAGTATGACCGGCAACCGGCAACCGGCAACCGGCACCCGGGCACCGACAAGGGCAAAGACGAAAGACTTGATGGAGCGAACTGGTTTCAACCCGTTCGTCAGCCACGACGCTGTGGCGCGCCAGGCAACCGAGAAGGCGACGCCGGGAATGCCGCGATGCCCGGAATGCCAGTCGTCGGGGCCGGGCTCGGAGAGCCGGCCCTACCCCTGCGGCGATATAGGGTAGGGTCGGCCCTCCGGGCCCGACCGCAGCGTGACGAGACGAGTGTTCGGCCAACCCGCCTGTAGTACGATCAGCAGCTCACCACGGGGCGTAGCTCAGCCTGGTAGAGCGCTCGCTTTGGGAGCGAGAAGTCGCAGGTTCGAATCCTGTCGCCCCGACCAGCCTCGCGTTGCTCGGCTCGTCGGAGCGACAGCCTTCAGGCATCGCGCGCAGCCTTCGGCCGCGCGCTCAGGCTCGAATCCTGTCCCCTCACGACCAGCTTCACGTGCCTCGGCTCGTCGGAGCGACAGCCTTCAGGCATCGCGCACCCATCGGATCAAGTCCATACTGCGGTGATGGAACTGTGGTGGCGCGGGTCGATTCATCCGCTTGAAGTTGCCATCGTCCTTTGCCTCGTGGCTGTCGTCGCGTGGCTCGTGTACCGAGTGGCCGTATGGGCGAGGCACGTCGAGCGCCGATAGAGAGCGGAGTCTGCGTTGGTGTGCGTCGCCGACGCACGAGGAGTGTGCGCATGGCCCTCTGCCTCCAGACGCTTGTCATCGTTGCGATCGCAGCCTCGGCAACTGCGGGCTGGGCGCAAGTCGTCGACCAGACACACGGCAAGCCGGTCAAGACGTCGCGGGAGTACATTTGCCATGGTGCGCCTGACACGTGGGAGTCCCTGATCGAGGCGTCCGACGTGATCGCCGTCGTGAAGGTCGCCTCGAGCGTGGCTGGTGAAGTCGCGTATCTGGGCCCCAACTTCAAGTCGGTGGTGACGGCACATGCCGTGACCGTGCAGCGCGTCGTCGTGTCCAACGGTACTCGCGCGCTTCCCGAGAGTGGCCAACTGCTCGTCCTGGTCCCTGGCGGCACGGTCGACAGAGGTGACCATCTCGAGCGAGTGGTGGTCAATGAAGGGGAACCGTGGCAGGTCGGAAACACGTTCCTCGTCGCCCTGCTGTGGGAGGACAGCTTTTCGGCGTGGCGGCCCGCCGCCTTCTTCGACACCACATTCCGGATGCTGCCGGATGGGACGCTGCACAGCACCCGCAACGGGCCGCTGGCTCGCGCGGCGAACAAGGCGACGCAGGCCGAGATTCTGAGCAGGTTGAGCGGAGAACCCGACACGACTGTGCCGAGGTGATCGCACTCGGGCAAGTACATCGTCTGGCCCTCACGGCATATCTGGCCCCGATGGATGCGTGAGCACCGGGCGACCCAACGGATGGTGGCGATACAATCGCGGAGTGATCACGCGGGGAATCAAGGAATTCGTGGCCAGGGACTGGCAGGCGGCGCGCGATCGCAAGGACGCCTACTGGGGCGAACGTATCGCTCGCCTGGGGCCACTCGAAGCGTTTCGTATCGCCGATCAATTGCGTCGACAGGCGATGCACCACGATCCAGCATGGCCGGACGCCGCGCTCCGCCAGACGGACCTCCTTGCCCACGCGCGCCTGGCCGAGTGTTTTCGCCGTGCCTGTCCAACCCGCCGCACTTGAGCTCCTGGCCTCCCTCGCGCCAGTGCTCGCGCGATGGGGACGGTGGTATCTGTTCGGCGCCCAGGCCGTGATCGTCTACGGCGTGGCACGCCTGAGTGCCGACGTCGACGTGACGCTGGCCCTCGAACCGGACGCGCCAGACCGCTTCGCTGTCGACATGCGGGCGGCGGGCTTCGCACTCGCCGTCGACGATCCCGACTTCGTCCGCCGCACACGCGTGATGCCGTTCGTCCACGTGGCAACGGGCATGCCTCTCGACGTCGTGTTGGCCGGCTCCGGACTCGAAGACGAGTTCCTGCAACGGGCCATACCGACCGACATCGGCGGCACGAACGTCCCGCTCATCGACGTCAGCGATCTGCTCATCGCCAAGGTGCTCGCGGGACGCACCAGGGATATCGACGATGCGAGAGCGTTGTGGCGCTTGCACAGCCCACGTATTGACGCCCAACGCATTCGTACGATGCTGCGTCTGCTCGAAGAAGCGTTGCGCCAGAGCGACCTGGTTTCCGCCTTCGAAGACATCTCCTCGTAACTGCCCATCGTGCGCGTCGACCACCTGCGCGACGTGCTCGCGCGTGCGGTCCTCACGGAGGGCGAACTCGCCTTCACCCGTTTCTCCGTGCCACTCCTGTCGCGCAACCGCGCCAGGGGTTGCCTCCATCTGACGAGAGCTCGCCTCAGCAGCGCGTCGGTTGCGCGGCTGGCGCCGGACGGGGCCGCCCCGCCCGTGCCGACGAGCCTCTCCCGTACAAGTGCGTGTGGCGAGGAGGAAGGGTGGGGCCGTCCGGCGACAGGACCTACGCAAGGGCCGCGCCCACCGACCCGACCGGTTGCCCGTTGCCGGTTGCCCGTTGCCGGACTAAGCTTCCGGCGCAGGCGCGCCTGGCGGCTCGCGGGAGGGATTCTTGGGCGGCATCCAACTGCACGCGGTCGACTACCTGATTCTGCTCGTCTACTTCGCCTTCGTGCTCGGCATCGGCTGGGTGCTGAAGCGCTACCAGAAGACGAGCGACGACTTCTTCCTCTCCGGTCGATCGATCCCGGCGTGGGTCGCGGGCCTCGCCTTCCTCTCGGCCAACCTCGGCGCGCAGGAGCTGATCGGCATGGCGGCGTCGGGCGCCAAGTACGGGATGGCGACGAGCCATTTCTACTGGGTGGGCGCCGTGCCCGCGATGGTGTTCGTGGGCATCTTCATGATGCCGTTCTATTACGGGTCGCGCGCGCGGTCGGTGCCCGAGTACCTCAAGCTCCGGTTCGACGAGAAGACGCGCGCGCTCAACGCACTCACCTTCGCCGCGATGACGCTGTTCTCGTCGGGCATCTCGATGTACGCGCTCGCGCGCCTGTTCGAGGCCATTCTCGGTTGGGACTTCAACGTCAGCATCCTCATCTCGGCGGGCATCGTGCTCGCCTACATCCTGCTCGGCGGCCTCACGTCGGCCATCTACAACGAGGTGGTGCAGTTCTTCCTGATCGTGCTGGGCTTCGCGCCGCTCGTGTTCCTCGGCCTGCGTGACATCGGCGGCTGGGACGGGCTCGTGGCGCGTCTCTCCACCGTGGCCACGAGCCGCGGGTTCGAACCCGGTGCCTGGACCGATTCATGGGCACATCTCGGCGCCGCGCAGAACAACCCGATGGGCGTCGAATGGTTCGGCATGATGATGGGCCTCGCCTTCGTCCTGTCGTTCGGCTACTGGTGTACGGACTTCCTCGTCGTGCAGCGCGCGATGGCGGCAGACTCGATGGATGCCGCGCGCAAGACACCACTCATCGCCGCGGTGCCGAAAATGCTGTTCCCGTTCCTCGTGATCGTGCCCGGCATGATCGCGATGGGCCTGACGGCCGACGCGATGAGTTCCGGCGGGTTCGCATTGCCGCCCAAGCCCGACGGCACGCTCGACTACGACATGGTGATCCCGATGATGCTCGGGCACTACTACCCGTCGGGTCTGCTCGGACTCGGACTCACGGCGCTGATGGCCTCGTTCATGTCGGGCATGGCCGGCAACGTGACGGCCTTCAACACCGTGTTCACCTACGACCTGTACCAGTCGTACGTGAAGCCGCACGCCTCCGACGCGCACTACCTGCACGTAGGCCGCGTCATCACCGTCGTCGGCATCGCGCTCAGCGTGGCGACGGCGTACCTGGCCGCGCAGTTCAACAACATCATGGACTTCCTGCAGCTCGTGTTCGCGTTCGTGAACGCGCCGCTGTTTGCCACGTTCCTGCTGGGGATGTTCTGGACGCGCGCGACGGGACACGGTGCGTTCATCGGCCTCATGAGCGGCACGATCGCGGCGGCGCTGCACCACGGACTCACGCTGCCTGTGGGCGCGGTGGCCGGGATCAAGGGCGGCTGGCTCGGCATGACGCACGCGTACGCCAGCGAGATGGCGCAGAACTTCTGGACGGCCATCTGGGCCTGGTCGGTCTGCTTCATCGTCACGATCGTCGTGTCGCTGGCGACAAGACGCACGAAGTCCGACGATGAGCTCACGGGGCTCGTGTACGCGCTCACGCCACGGCAACCGTCGGCACATCTGCCGTGGTGGCGGACACCCGAAGGCATGGGTATCGGCGTGCTGCTGCTCGTGGCCGCCCTCAACGTGGTGTTCTGGTAGGAGGCGCACATGGGACTCGACATCCGCTGGCCGATGGGGCTGCTGTTCCTGATCCTCGGCGCGATCCTCGTCGTGTACGGCCTCGTGGCCGACCCGGCCATCTACGCGCGATCGCTCGGACTCAACGTGAACGCGTGGTGGGGCATGGCGTTGGTGGCGTGCGGCGGGGCGATGGTCGCGCTCGCGCGGCGTGCGCGGAACCTTGCGGCCGGCAACCGGCAACCGGATTGATTGAACCGACGACAGCGATGTGAAGGCCGAAGGTCGATGGCCCAAGGCCCCGAGGCCCGCCCGATACCTGTATGTCAGCCCTCGTTCCCGAACCCGGCGACGTCAAGAGCTTCAAGAGCGAGGCCGCGCTCGAGACGTGGATGCGCCGCCATCACCAGCGCGCGCCCGAGCTCTGGCTCCGCGTCTACAAGAAGGACTCCGGCGTCACGACGGTCACCATCGCGCAGGCGCTCGACGTGGCGTTGTGCTGGGGCTGGATCGATGGCATCCGCCGGGCCTACGACGATCTGTCGTTCGTGCAGCGGTTCACGCCGCGGCGGCCGCGCAGCATGTGGAGTCAGGTCAACCAGGCGCACGTCGCGCGGTTGACGACGGCGGGCCGCATGACAGAGTTCGGGCAGGCGCAGGTCGACGCCGCGAAGGCCGACGGCCGATGGGATGCCGCCTACGCGCCCATCCGTGCCGCGTCATGGGAGAGCCTCCCGGCCGACCTCCGCGCCGCGATCGAGGCCAGCCCGCGTGCCAGGAAGGCGGTCGCGGACGTCAACCGCCAGCACCTGTTCGCCCTGGGATTTCGGGTGAACGCCATGAAAACCCCGGCCGGCCGAAGCCGAAAGATCGCCGCGCTCGTCAAGGATCTCGAGACTCGTCGCGCAGAGTGAGCGCGCGTGGCGGAGGTCGGGCCGGTTGCCGGCCCCCTATCTCAGCCGGCCTGAGGTACCCTGCATGGAGGGGTTTCAGGCCTGACGGCCGCCCCGGCGCATCCGCACACTACCCTGGGCAGGCCCCGGTCGTGGGCGAAGCACGACTGGCGACACGCGACCCGGCGCGGCGTCGTATTGGACTCAGGACAACCGGGGAGAACAGAACCTACACATGAACACGTCGGTGGAAGCACCGTCCAGGGCATCGCGCCTGGGCCAATGGATCATCGGTCTCATCCTGCTCGTGGGCGGCGGCACGGCCGTCTGGTACTACGGAGTCGGGCAACCGGCTCCGAACCAGGGCGGACCGGGCCGTTTCGGCGGGATGCGCGGCAACGAGACGCCGGCGGTCCGCGTGGTCGAGGCCGAGACACGCAGCATCGCCGTTTCCCTCAGGGCACTGGGAACGGTCACCCCCATCAACACCGTCGTGGTCCGTCCGCGGCTCGACGGCGAACTGGTGCGCGTGGCCTTCTCCGAAGGCCAGCGCGTCTCGGCGGGCCAGGTGCTGGCCGAGATCGACCCGCGGCCGTACCAGGTGGCGCTCGCGCAGGCCGAGGGCCAGCGCGCCGAGAACGAAGCTCGGATCACCAACGCCCGAACAGACCTGGCGAGCTTCCAGTCGCTCTACGAGCGGCAACTCATTCCCAGGCAGCAGCTCACGGCGCAGGAATCGCTCGTCAAGCAGATCGAAGGCACGATCCAGTCCAACGACGCGCAGATCAACAACGCCAGGCTGCAGCTCTCGTACACGAAGGTCGTCGCGCCCATCTCGGGCCGCCTCGGACTCCGGCAGGTGGACGTCGGCAACCTCGTTCGCAGCGGCGATGCCAACGGCATCGTCGTGATCACGCAGATGCAGCCGACCTCGGTGCTGTTCACGGTGCCGGAGACGGAACTCCCGGCCGTGCTCGAGGCGATGCGCGGCAAGGTCGCTCCACCCGTCGAGGCCTGGGATCGCGCCGAGACGACGCGACTGGCGACTGGCACGCTGCGCACCATCGACAACCAGATCGACACGACGACGGGCACGATTCGCCTGCGCGCGCTGTTCGACAACGCCGACGAGAAGCTCTACCCGAACCAGTTCGTCAACATCAACCTGAAGCTCGCCACCGTGCGCGCCGCCACGGTCGTCCCCGCAGCGACGATCCAGCGCGCGTCCTTCGGCACGTTCGTCTACGTCATCAAGCCCGATGGCAAGGCCACGATCCGCAAGGTCACGCTCGGCACGAGCGAAGGCGAACGCGTGGCGATCACCGAAGGCGTGGAGTCGGGCGAGCAGGTGGTGCTGGAAGGCGTCGACGCGCTGCAGGAAGGGACGACGGTGGAGATCGTCGGCACGGGTCCCGCGCCGCCGCCGTCCACCGAGATCCCCGTCGCGCAGCCGCGCCGCGGCCAGGGCGGACCCGGTGGAGCCCCCGGAGCGACGTCGGGTGCCGGTGCGGGCCAGCAGGCTCCCGCACAGCCCGCCACGCCGGCCGCGGGTCAGGGATCTGGTCAGGCGCCCGCCGGTGCCGCCTCCGGCCAGCCGAAGGCAGGCCGTCCATGAACATCTCGCGCCCGTTCATCCTGCGCCCGGTCGCCACGGCGCTGTTGATGGCGGCCCTGCTGTTGTCGGGCGCGCTGGCCTACCGGCTGCTGCCGGTCTCGGCACTGCCGCAGGTCGACTACCCGACGATTCGCGTCCTCACGTTCTACCCGGGCGCGAGTCCCGACGTGATGACGAGCGCCGTGACCGCCCCGCTCGAACGGCAGTTCGGGCAGATGCCCGGTCTCGAACAGATGTCGTCGACCAGTTCCGGCGGCGCGTCGGTCATCACGCTCCGGTTCTCGCTCGACAAGGCCATCGAAGTGGCCGAGCAGGAAGTGCAGGCGGCCATCAACGCCGCCAGCAACCTCCTGCCCAACGACCTGCCGCAGCCGCCGGTCTACAACAAGGTCAATCCGGCCGACACGCCGGTGCTCACGCTCGCCATCACGTCGCCGACGATGCCGTTGCCCGACGTGTATGACCTGGTGGACACGCGCGTGGCGCAGAAGCTGTCACAGTTGCCCGGCGTCGGTCTGGTGAGCCTGGCGGGTGGTCAGCGTCCGGCCGTGCGCATCCAGGCCAACCCGCAGGCCCTCGCGGCGCACAACCTGAATCTCCAGACCCTGCGCGCGGTGATCGCGGCCGCCAACGTCAACCAGCCGAAGGGCAACTTCGACGGCCCCGAGCGGTCGTACATGCTCGACGCCAACGACCAGCTCCGCTCGGCCGATGCGTATCGCAACCTGATCGTCGCCTACAGCGGCGGCGCGCCGCTCCGGCTGTCGGACGTGGCCGAGGTGGTCGACGGCGCGGAGAACACGCGTCTCGGTGCGTGGGCCGACGACCTGCCCGCCGTGCTCGTCAACGTCCAGCGCCAGCCCGGCGCCAACGTGATCGACGTCGTCGATCGCGTCAACGCGCTGCTGCCGGCCCTCACGGCCAGCCTGCCGTCGACGCTCACCGTATCGGTCCTCAGCGATCGCACCGACACCATCCGCGCATCGGTCTCCGACGTCCAGCACGAACTGGTGTTCGCCGTCGGCCTGGTCGTGCTCGTCACGTTCGTCTTCCTGCGCAACATCCCCGCCACGATCATCCCCAGCATCGTCGTGCCGCTCTCGCTCATCGGCACGTTCGGCGTGATGTACCTCGCGGGTTTCTCGATCAACAACCTCACGCTCATGGCGCTCACGATCGCCACGGGGTTCGTGGTCGACGACGCGATCGTGATGGTGGAGAACATCGCGCGCTACCTCGAAGAGGGCGCCTCGCCGATGGAGGCCGCGCTCGAAGGCGCACGACAGATCGGCTTCACGCTGGTCTCGCTCACGGTTTCGCTCATCGCGGTGCTGATCCCGCTGCTGTTCATGGCCGACGTGGTGGGCCGGCTGTTCCGGGAGTTCGCGATCACGCTGGCGGTGTCGATCATGATTTCGCTGGTCGTCTCGCTGACGCTCACGCCGATGATGTGCGCGCGCCTGCTGAAGGCCGAGCACGCCGAGAAGCACGGCCGCCTGTACCACATCACGGGCCGCTTCTTCGACGGCATGGTGGCCTGGTACGGCCGCATGCTGACGGTGTCGCTGCGCTACCAGACGCTGACGCTCTTTGTCGCGGTGGCCACGCTCGCGCTCACCGCCTGGCTCTACGTCATCGTGCCGAAGGGCTTCTTCCCCGTGCAGGACACGGGTGCCATCCAGGTGATCACCGAAGCGCCGCAGACGGTGTCGTTCGCGGCGATGGCGGAGCGGCAGCGCGCCGCGGCCCGTGCCATGCTCGAGGAAGACGACGTCAAGGGGCTGTCGTCGTTCATCGGCGTCGATGGCTCGAACGCCACGCTCAACAGCGGACGCATGCTGGTCACGCTGACGCCGCGCGCGGAACGGTCGCGCACGGCCACCGAGATCATCGCGTCGCTGCGCGAGCGCGTCTCGCGCGTGCCTGGCATCGCGGTGTACATGCAGCCAGTGCAGGACCTCACGATCGAGGATCGCGTGAGCCGTACGCAGTTCCAGTTCACGCTGGAAGATCCCGACATGACGCGCCTCAGCGAGTGGGTCCCCAGGCTGGTGACCAGGCTCCAGGAGTCGCCGCACCTGGCCGACGTGGCCAGCGACCTCCAGGATTCGGGGTTGCAGGCGTTCCTCGACATCGACCGCGACGCCGCGAGCCGCCTCGGCATCCGCGTCTCGGCCATCGACGATGCGCTCTACGACGCGTTCGGACAGCGCCTCATCTCGACGATCTACACGCAGGCCAACCAGTACCGCGTGGTGCTGGAAGTGGCGCCGCGCTTCCAGGTGGGTCCCGAAGCGCTGGGGCAGGTATTCGTCTCCACCGCCGACGGCCGGCAGATCCCGCTCTCCAACATCGCGTCGATCGAGCACCGCAACACGGCGCTCGTGATCAACCACTCCGGCCAGTTCCCCGCCGTGACGATGTCGTTCAACCTCGCGCACGGCGCGTCGCTCGGTGATGCCGTCGAAGCAATCGAATCGGCGCAGCGCGAGATTGGCATGCCGGCGAGCATCCAGACGAAGTTCCAGGGCGCCGCGGCGGCGTTCAGGGCATCGCTCTCCAGCACGCTGCTGCTCGTGCTGGCCGCGATCGTCACGATGTACCTGGTGCTCGGCGTGCTGTACGAGAGCTACATCCACCCGATCACGATTCTCTCGACACTCCCGTCGGCGGGCGTGGGCGCACTGCTCGCGCTGCTCTTCACGGGCACCGACCTCAGCCTGATCGCCATCATCGGCATCATCCTGCTGATCGGCATCGTGAAGAAGAACGCGATCATGATGATCGACTTCGCGCTCGACGCCGAGCGCAGCGAAGGCATGAACCCGCGCGACGCCATCTACAAGGCGGCACTGCTGCGCTTCAGGCCCATCCTCATGACGACGCTTGCGGCGCTCTTCGGCGCGCTGCCGCTCATGCTCTCGACGGGTTCGGGCGCCGAGATGCGCCAACCGCTCGGTCTCGTGATGGTGGGCGGCCTGCTCGTCAGCCAGGTACTCACCCTCTTCACCACGCCGGCCATCTACCTGTTCTTCGATCGCCTGGGCCACGCCTGGCGCGGCTCGAAGGCGCCGGCGCTCACTGCGGAGGACGTGACGGCATGAACCTCTCGGCGCCGTTCATCACGCGCCCGGTCGCCACCACGCTCCTGAGCATCTCGGTGGTGCTCATGGGCGCGATCGGCTACATGCTGCTGCCGGTGTCGCCTCTGCCGCAGTTGGACTTCCCGGCGATCACCGTGGGCGCGTCGCTGCCCGGCGCGAGCCCAGAGACGATGGCCTCATCGGTGGCGACGCCGCTCGAACGCGCGCTCGGGACGATCGCGGGCGTCAACGAGATCTCGTCGCAGAGTTCGCAGGGTTCGACGCGCATCTTCATCCAGTTCGACCTCGGCAAGAACATCGACGCCGCCGCGCGCGAAGTGCAGGCCGCGATCAACGCGTCGCGCTCGCTGCTGCCCAGTGCCCTGCCGGGCATGCCGTCCTACCGCAAGATCAACCCGTCGCAGGCGCCGATCATGCTGCTGGCGCTCACGTCGGACACCGCGACGACGAGTCAGCTGTACGACCTCGCGTCGACGGTGCTCGCACAGAAGGTGGCGCAGGTCACCGGCGTCGGCGACGTGACGGTGGGCGGCGGGTCGCTGCCCGCCGTGCGCGTCGAACTCCAGCCGCGCGCGCTCACGCAGTACGGCATCTCGCTCGACGAGGTGCGACAGGCAATCAGCAACGCCAACCTCCGCCGCCCGAAGGGCATGGTCGAGGACAGCGATCGGCACTGGCAGATCCAGGCCAGCGACCAGTTGACGACGGCCGACGCGTACCAGCCGCTGGTGATCGCCTACAGGAACGACGCGCCGGTCAGGCTGTCCGATGTCGCGCGCGTGTACGACGGCGTCGAGGATCGCTACAACGCCGGCTACTTCAACGACAAGCCGGCCGTCCTGCTCGTGGTGAGCCGGCAGGCGCAGGCCAACATCATCGACACGGTCGATGGCGTGACGGCACAGCTGCCCGCGCTGCGCGCGTTCCTGCCCGCCGGCGTGTCGCTCGACATCGCGAGCGACAGGTCGCCCACCATCCGCGCCACGCTCCGCGAGGCGCAGCACACGCTGCTCATCGCGGTGGGCCTGGTCATCCTCGTCGTGTTGCTGTTTCTCGCGAAGTTCCGCGCGGCGATGATTCCCGTGATGGCCGTCCCGGTGGCCCTCATCGGCAGCTGCGCGGTCATGTACCTGTGGGGCTTCTCGCTCAACAACCTCTCTCTCATGGCGCTCATCGTCGCGACGGGACTGGTGGTGG is part of the Acidobacteriota bacterium genome and harbors:
- a CDS encoding fatty acid desaturase, with amino-acid sequence MPSATVVGAEEARRKDYSLVGREAALAVDRGLAEADWYTSPVPRDVMRELLERRDGPAIRDTILYFALIGVSGYLTWRLWGSWWAVLPMMVYGVLYASASDARWHEAGHGTAFRTDWLNNALYEVASFMVLRESVPWRWSHARHHSDTIIVGRDPEIAVPRPPDIPGIVLKAFNHKAWRRYVTNIALHCVGRVTPDEATFIPPSEYPKVFLRARIYAAIQLTILGLCVWYGTWLPLVFVLGPNLYGAWMMTVYGLTQHAALAENVLDHRLNCRTIRMNAVHRFLYWNMNYHTEHHMFPMVPYHQLPRLHAVVKDDCPEPYPSLTAAYREIIPALFRQVREPGWYVRRKLPPAARPVGTRPTAAAITPSIAGDGWLDVCTSATLHTEDVVRVDHDGHTYAVYRTADGCVYATDGTCTHGNTHLADGLVFGTTIECPKHNGRFDIVSGEPRRLPVCVALRTHPVREESGRILLDASRARGADATANAFQFRVTGNRSVATFIKELVLEPVDGVPAYSPGQYMQLHVPAYGTLRFADIAVDEPYASVWRAHHLFDLRTSNALDLRRNYSIATAPGASPRELRFNVRIATPPTGLDCDAGAGSSWVWHLKPGDIVTGSGPFGDFTLRDDERELVYVGGGAGMAPIRSHLSHLFDVARTGRRVTYWYGARSRQEVFYEDYFRDIEVRFPNFRFHVALSAPLDEDGWNGPTGLIHDVMRREWLTRHASPASPRYYLCGPPVMIHATREMLRHEFGVQPEDIIADEF
- a CDS encoding sodium:solute symporter family protein, translating into MQLHAVDYLILLVYFAFVLGIGWVLKRYQKTSDDFFLSGRSIPAWVAGLAFLSANLGAQELIGMAASGAKYGMATSHFYWVGAVPAMVFVGIFMMPFYYGSRARSVPEYLKLRFDEKTRALNALTFAAMTLFSSGISMYALARLFEAILGWDFNVSILISAGIVLAYILLGGLTSAIYNEVVQFFLIVLGFAPLVFLGLRDIGGWDGLVARLSTVATSRGFEPGAWTDSWAHLGAAQNNPMGVEWFGMMMGLAFVLSFGYWCTDFLVVQRAMAADSMDAARKTPLIAAVPKMLFPFLVIVPGMIAMGLTADAMSSGGFALPPKPDGTLDYDMVIPMMLGHYYPSGLLGLGLTALMASFMSGMAGNVTAFNTVFTYDLYQSYVKPHASDAHYLHVGRVITVVGIALSVATAYLAAQFNNIMDFLQLVFAFVNAPLFATFLLGMFWTRATGHGAFIGLMSGTIAAALHHGLTLPVGAVAGIKGGWLGMTHAYASEMAQNFWTAIWAWSVCFIVTIVVSLATRRTKSDDELTGLVYALTPRQPSAHLPWWRTPEGMGIGVLLLVAALNVVFW
- a CDS encoding YdeI/OmpD-associated family protein; the protein is MSALVPEPGDVKSFKSEAALETWMRRHHQRAPELWLRVYKKDSGVTTVTIAQALDVALCWGWIDGIRRAYDDLSFVQRFTPRRPRSMWSQVNQAHVARLTTAGRMTEFGQAQVDAAKADGRWDAAYAPIRAASWESLPADLRAAIEASPRARKAVADVNRQHLFALGFRVNAMKTPAGRSRKIAALVKDLETRRAE
- a CDS encoding MdtA/MuxA family multidrug efflux RND transporter periplasmic adaptor subunit, which encodes MNTSVEAPSRASRLGQWIIGLILLVGGGTAVWYYGVGQPAPNQGGPGRFGGMRGNETPAVRVVEAETRSIAVSLRALGTVTPINTVVVRPRLDGELVRVAFSEGQRVSAGQVLAEIDPRPYQVALAQAEGQRAENEARITNARTDLASFQSLYERQLIPRQQLTAQESLVKQIEGTIQSNDAQINNARLQLSYTKVVAPISGRLGLRQVDVGNLVRSGDANGIVVITQMQPTSVLFTVPETELPAVLEAMRGKVAPPVEAWDRAETTRLATGTLRTIDNQIDTTTGTIRLRALFDNADEKLYPNQFVNINLKLATVRAATVVPAATIQRASFGTFVYVIKPDGKATIRKVTLGTSEGERVAITEGVESGEQVVLEGVDALQEGTTVEIVGTGPAPPPSTEIPVAQPRRGQGGPGGAPGATSGAGAGQQAPAQPATPAAGQGSGQAPAGAASGQPKAGRP